GCACCAACGAGCCCCCGCTCGTCACGAACTCGCGCACCGCGGCGAGCTCGGATTCATCAAAGGTGGTCGGGGTGAGCGCGATACCCGGCTCGGGATTCGCGATGATGAGGATCGACGTTCCCCTCAGGCTCTCGGGTGTGATCCTTCCCTGGCACAGCACTCCCTCGTACCCGTTCGACGCCAGCGCGTCCAGGAAACTGCCTGCGAAACCACTCGCACGGTTATTGTGACCCTCGTCCACCACGACCCTGGGTAACGCTTCAGGAAGCACGTGGAGTTCAATCGAGTAAGCGTTCTCCGAATACGCGGGCATGGACGGGTCGATGACCGTGGCCACAACGGTGACGTCCCCGCTCACCGGGCACGCCCATTCGAGGGAGACCGGCACCGTGGCACCCGGGCCGACGTCTGTCTTGACCGCCCCGATGGGCATGCGTTGGCCGTCCGCCACCGCCGCGAACTCCACAATTGTGCCCGGCGCAGGTCCTGCGCCGAGGTTCACCACGTCGCCGCGCAGGTGCCCCGTCGCGCCCTTCTTGGCAAGCGGAACGTCGAACCGGAAGTCAGCCATCAAGAGGTCGGACCGGCTCTTTATCCAGATCGGGCTTGTGACCACCACATCTTTGTCCTTTTGCTCGATCCGCAGGTAATACCAGTTGTACCCATCCTTGGGCGTAATGCGCAGCGTCCGGTGGAAGGGCACGCCCGACGCACCCTCGTCGCCGGAACCCGGCAGCGTCGCGATCACGGTCCCACGGTTGGAGACCACCTCTGCCTTTTCCACGGCGTCGCCGGGATCCGGGTCAGACACATCGATGACGAACTCGGCAGGCCCAAGAGGGAGGGTCGACCCCATCCACTGCCCTTCGGCAGCGAACCGCACGCGAACGTTCTTGTCTTCGGTTGAGTAGGTGCGCATCGCCCGGAGCGCTTCCATGAGGTCCTCACGCGTGAGAGCGCGCGCCACCACGCCGGTCCTCGCGTCCGTCGCCGTGCCCCAATCGGCTCTGTGATTGTCCTGGCTGTTGATGGCTCCGAGATGCCATCCCCGGTCCAGGGCGCGAACGTATGACGCCTCATACTTGGTGTTCCCCGGATACGGCCCGGAGCCGACTTCGAGAAGCCTTATGGTCTTGTTGCCCTCAAGCGAGTACTTGAAGTCATCCCAGTTCCCCTGCTCGTTTCTTTGGGGGTGGTTGAAACTCGCTATGCCTTTGTTCTCGCTCATCCACCCGATGAGATCGTCAAAAGTCACCTGAACGTCGCGGGAGCAAGGCTCGGGGGCTTCAATGATGGATATGTGTCCAGCCCCGTGCGTCCACTCGGTCCCTCTGAAGGCAACGAACCTGCCTGGTTCCGTAAAACTCTTCGCCGCCTCCACAAGCGCTTCCCAGTGATGAGGGTTCTCGACCATGTAGTAACCATGCTCAGTGATCCCCAGAAAGTCGAGACCCGCGACGTCCCTCGCGTAAGCGTAAGCCTCCTCCGGAGTCAGCTCACCGTCGGAGTACGACGTATGAGAGTGGATGTACCCGAAGTAGAAGTCCCACTCCCCATCCTGCGCCGAGACCTGGCCTGAGGCCGTCGCCACCGCAGCAAGAACGCATATGATCGCGGACCACAGGAGCTTTCTTCCGCGGATCACGGGTCCTCCTCCTTCCCGCATGTGCACCGGACAAGGGTCCGGGGCAAGCCCCGCATAGCTGCCCCGGACCACCCGCCCGCATGCCTTGCCGTGTACCTCAGTGACACGAGACAAGAGCTACTTGGCTAGCAGAGCGTTGACTTTCTCGGCCGCCTTGTCCAAAGCCTGTTTGGGAGTGGCCTTCGCGAGGAACGCCTCTTCCACCGCCTGGCTGATGATATCGCGGATGTCCTGCCATTCCGCTATGTTCGGGTCGGTTACCGCGTACTTGAGCGCGTTGAGACTAGCAGCGTTTCTGGGGTTGGCGGCCATCCAGTCCTTCATTTGCTGCAGGTAGAGCGCGGACTTCCTGACGGGAATGTAGCCGGTGTTGATCGCCCAGTATGCAGTCTGGGTCGGGCTCGTGAGCCACTTCATGAACTTCCACGCGGCCTGTTGTTCCTCAGGGGTGGCGGAGGCGAACATTACGAGGTCCGTTCCTGCTACGGGCGCTGCCGGGGTCTTCTTATACGGAATCGGCCCTATGCCCCACTCGAACTTGTTCCCGACCGCCTGGTCTGTATACGAGTAACTCGCCGAGGTCGCGAAGTACCCGCACGTTCTGCCGGCCCCGAAGTCGGCATCGGCGTAGCCGGGGATATAGTAAGCCACCTTGTACTTGTGAAGCAGGTCCACCATGAACTGAAGGGCTTCGACACCCTCTGGGCTGTTGAAGACGGCTTTCTTGCCGCTTGCATCAAGATACCGACCGCCGTTCGTGAAGAGGAGGTTGGCGAAGTAGTCAACGTTGGGCCTGAGCACGATCCCATATCGCGTGATCTTGCCGTCCTTTACCACGGTCGTCGCCTTCGAGGCGATGAGAAGATCCTCCCACGTCTTGGGCGGTTCAAGGCCGGCTTCCTTCAGAGCTGTAAGATTGTAAATGTAGATGGCGACGCTTTTGTTGAACGGCAGGGTGTACATCTTGCCGTTGAACGTGCAGCCGACCCGTAGCTCCGGCCAGAAATCCTCCACTTCCTCCTTGGAAAGACCACCAGGCCCCGCGAAAAAGTCTTCAACCGGCTTCACGGCGCCGGATTTGACGTATTCAGCCACCCAGTTGCCGTAAGCCTGCGCCATCGTGGGAGGTTTCTTCGCAGCAAGCGCGGCCATTATCTTCTGGTTGAGCGCGCTATAGCTCCCCTGGTATTCGGTCTTCACGACTATGTCGGGATTCTGCTTTTGGAACTGGGCGACGAGCTCATCCAGGGCCTTCCCGAGGCCCGACCCCATTCCGTGCCAAAACGTTATCGTAACCTTGGAGCCTGCCGCCACAGGCGAGAATCCCGCAAGAAGCACGATGAGAAGGCTGAGGCTTATAACGCTGACAACAACTCGTTTCAACCGGTTCCCCCGAAGCGACGCGCCTCACCGCGCGCACCGGGGAATCCCCCCTTTC
Above is a genomic segment from Bacillota bacterium containing:
- a CDS encoding CehA/McbA family metallohydrolase, which produces MIRGRKLLWSAIICVLAAVATASGQVSAQDGEWDFYFGYIHSHTSYSDGELTPEEAYAYARDVAGLDFLGITEHGYYMVENPHHWEALVEAAKSFTEPGRFVAFRGTEWTHGAGHISIIEAPEPCSRDVQVTFDDLIGWMSENKGIASFNHPQRNEQGNWDDFKYSLEGNKTIRLLEVGSGPYPGNTKYEASYVRALDRGWHLGAINSQDNHRADWGTATDARTGVVARALTREDLMEALRAMRTYSTEDKNVRVRFAAEGQWMGSTLPLGPAEFVIDVSDPDPGDAVEKAEVVSNRGTVIATLPGSGDEGASGVPFHRTLRITPKDGYNWYYLRIEQKDKDVVVTSPIWIKSRSDLLMADFRFDVPLAKKGATGHLRGDVVNLGAGPAPGTIVEFAAVADGQRMPIGAVKTDVGPGATVPVSLEWACPVSGDVTVVATVIDPSMPAYSENAYSIELHVLPEALPRVVVDEGHNNRASGFAGSFLDALASNGYEGVLCQGRITPESLRGTSILIIANPEPGIALTPTTFDESELAAVREFVTSGGSLVLAGSSDAEDPERDVDQLNAILTALGCSMRFSDDEVREKGEGSAFGSTATCILTADGERLLGPVSLPVRMSQGCSIADDAFGTLNASDGVVVLAVGADEACSVDTNGKGSWHAYTSRPVVCASEDVGKGRVVAMGAPLYSAYDFRPDLGNEEFMLKLVGWLGSR
- a CDS encoding ABC transporter substrate-binding protein, with protein sequence MKRVVVSVISLSLLIVLLAGFSPVAAGSKVTITFWHGMGSGLGKALDELVAQFQKQNPDIVVKTEYQGSYSALNQKIMAALAAKKPPTMAQAYGNWVAEYVKSGAVKPVEDFFAGPGGLSKEEVEDFWPELRVGCTFNGKMYTLPFNKSVAIYIYNLTALKEAGLEPPKTWEDLLIASKATTVVKDGKITRYGIVLRPNVDYFANLLFTNGGRYLDASGKKAVFNSPEGVEALQFMVDLLHKYKVAYYIPGYADADFGAGRTCGYFATSASYSYTDQAVGNKFEWGIGPIPYKKTPAAPVAGTDLVMFASATPEEQQAAWKFMKWLTSPTQTAYWAINTGYIPVRKSALYLQQMKDWMAANPRNAASLNALKYAVTDPNIAEWQDIRDIISQAVEEAFLAKATPKQALDKAAEKVNALLAK